The following is a genomic window from Niabella soli DSM 19437.
CCTATTGAATCAATGGCATGTTGGATCATTGCTGCATTATCGCCTTCAACAGGATAGAGCGTAGTTACCGCCTCCACGTGGGGTATTGCAACACCACCGCCACCATAGCCTGCATAAGAGAAATCCATGATCCGGTCGCCACGTGGTGTTTGCTTATATTGCAATCGCCCCTTTTTCAGTTGTACCCATGCGCTTTGCGCCAATTGGGCCTTTTGGGCTTGCAATTGAAATGCCGTTAAAAATACAAAAGTGGCGAGCAGGGATGATCTTCTCTGAATGATAAACATGATTCCTGGCATCTATAGAAATATTGAATTGCGTTTGTTTAACCTTTCATTTGAATAGTGTTTCCCACAGATAAGCGCTGATCTTTTTCGCAGATAAATCTGAAAATCAATCAGCGAATAGCTGCGTTGCATTTTGATCTGCTCAGACCAGCGGAACATTAAAGTTCGTTTAATTGAATAAAAACCATTAGAAAGTTAAGATTCATTAAGTCCTGAAAATTTAATTCATTGTCCGCACCTGCAAATCAGCACTACCTCTTTTTCATTCCCGGGGGGAGTTGATTTTCTTTTGAATTAATTTCTCCTTTACTAATACCATCTGCTTTTATAAAAACTTCAGGGCCGGCTCCCACCTTCGATCTTTCAATAACGACATCACGCGACGTTTTTATTTCAAATACGGATACGGCACCCTTTGTTGCGGGGAGCACACTCCCCTGCATCCGCAGTTGCTGCGCATCCTGCAGCAATACCGCGGGGCGCCCGTCGCTCCTGCGCAACCGGAAAGAAACATTTTTTATGTTAATATTACTGACATGCCGCGCCCAGATACCATAGGCAGGAATCACCGGGCCAAAGGTTTTTACTTCCGGGTACTTATCAATGGCTTCCGGAACATCTGCGCCCGCCTCATCAGCAGTACCGCCGCCGGGCAATTCGATCCGGATATTCTCTAATGTAACCCCGGATAATTTGTGTTCCGGTATACCCGTAATAAGAATACCCGACGCAGCTTTCAATTGGGTACTGTCCGCAGATACGGCTTCTATATTTTTCAATACTACCTTTTCAAACAATCCGGTTTTTTGCTGCACATCCTGCCCTTTACGGAAAACGCTCAACCGGACGCCCAGGCGCAATAAGATGGGGGTGCGGATATTCATCATCTTAATATCAGAAATAATAACATTACGTATCTGCGCACCATCCACCGATAATAATTTAATACCCCCGTTCTTTGTATCATAAATAACGCAGTTCCTTATGCTGATGTTTTCAAACCCCGCCATGGATTCCGTTCCCATCTTTATACCTGCCTGGTTACTTTTCAGCTTCATATCGCTAACGATGATATTATTGCATTTCATTTTACTGGAGGTCGTTTTAAAACACAAGGCATCATCGCCACTCACAATATCGCAATTACTGATCCGTACTTCCTGGCAACCATCAATATCGATCCCATCATTGTGTGCCACGCCGGTGCTCCGTATTTTCAACTGTTCCAGTTGCAGGTTCCTGCTTTGAAAATAATGGGAGGTCCAGGCTGCTGAATAGTTCAATGAAACGCCTTTTACCAGCACGCCATCGCATCGCACCACCCGCAGCAGAAAAGGACGGCGCCCCCAACGCTGACTTTCCGGACGCGTATCGGTAAGGATCTGGCGTTCTTTTAATTTTGATCCCTGCCCGTCGACACCGCCTGCTCCCACGATACCGACATTTTTTACATCAACGGCTGCAATCAGCGCCCAGCCTACATCCACACCCAATCCGTCTTTGAAAGGATCAGGATTGGTATAATCATTCACATCCGTACTCCCGATGATCCAGGCGTCCTTCTCTAACTGAAGCGTCACATTATTTTTTAACAAGACGGTGCCAGACACATAACGGCCCGCAGGGAATATAACATGCCCGCCTCCTTTTGCATTGCATGCGTCAATGGCCTTCTGGATCGCGACGGTATTTAAAGTAGTGCCATCCCCTTTTGCACCATAATCGGTCACTTTTATATCGGCTGCCTGTGCCGCAAAGCCAAGGAACAACAACAGTAAGAGCAAACAATTTTTTTTCATATCAACAGGAACCCGGCCTAATCCAATGCCCCGGTCTTCATTTTTTGTGAGTGTTTACTATTTACATTCGCCACCGGGCCTGCTACAACCAACTGCACCACCGAAGCAATTTTATCAGGCGCTGCGGCGGGCAGCTCAACCGTAATTGTTCCATTTTCATTTTTTGCTTTTAGCGCTTTCCCGTTCACCAGCAGGTTGGCACTGATCACCTTATTTTGTAATGCCGGCACTACCAGTTTACCATCTGATGGCCAATCAAAAACGAATAAATTCAGCGCAGTATTGGCTCCCGCTGCTTTCATCGTACACCGGCCCCAGGATAAATCGGGCAAAGGGCTGGCATGTGTGGCATAGATCGCTTTGCTGTTCACCTGCATCCATTTGCCAATGGCCGCCAGGCGCTCTACGCTTTCTTCGGGCACCGAGCCATCATCTTTCGGCCCGATGTTCAGCAAATAGTTGCCGCCTTTAGAGGCTATATCAACCAAATTATGAATAAGCGTTTCAGTAGATTTCCAGTTATGATCCCAGCTCTTATAGCCCCAACTGCCATTCATCGTCATGCAGGTTTCCCAATCTGTTCCATCCAATTCTGCCTGTGTAGGAATTTTTTGTTCGGGCGTTTTGGTATCGCCAGGGAAATTGGGCCGCTTCAACCGGTCATTAGTAATGATATTGGGTTGCAGTTGCAATACATCTTTTAATTTTTGCGCCGCTGCATCCGTCATGTTGGTGGGGGTATCCCACCACAACACAGCAATATCACCATAGTTGCTTAAAATTTCCTTCACCTGGGGAACCGAAACATCGTTTATATACTGATCAAATGTTTTTGTTTCCTGTGCCGGATCCCAGTGGCCGTTATGCGCTTTGGTGTACGCATCAATCTTTGCCGAGTCCGGGTTGGGCCAGCCTTCGCGCATTTCCTTACGCGCAACCGCCCCGCCAGGGTTATTCCAATCCTGCGCCTGTGAATAATAAAAGCCCAGTTTCATCCCGTATTTCTTGCAGGCTGCTGCCAATGGCTTCAGCAGGTCTTTGCCATAGGCGGTGGCATCTGCAATATTCCATTTGCTGGCATTCGATTTAAACAAAGCGAATCCATCATGGTGCTTGGCCGTAATGATGATGTATTTCATCCCGGCGTCTTTCGCCATTTTTACAATCGCATCCGGGTTATAATTAACCGGGTTAAAAGATTTAGCGCGTTCCTGGTATTCTGCAACAGGTATCTTACAGCGGTTCATGATCCATTCCGCGCCACCACGAGCCTGCTGATGCCCGTGATAAACCCCGGCCCATTGCGAATAAACGCCCCAATGGATAAACATGCCAAAACGCGCTTCCCGCCACCATTTCATGCGGGCGTCCTTATCGGCTGTCTGGCTTTTTGCTGTTCCCGCCAACAGGCATACCAGCATAAATAATGCGATCCTTTTCATTTGTATATTTTTTGTTATAGATATTGCGCTCCTCACGGAGCTGCTCTGCGAAGCTTCCAGCTTCGCAGCCTGGTTTTTTCAAAACCTTATTTAACCGTCGCTCCTACTTCCGCTGCACTTAAGACATGCGCTACCATTTTTTCATCACTATACTGATCGGCGCCGATATCCCATTTCCCCTTCCGCAATTGGCCATCCATGTCGACAGCTACTACCGGATAAGCGGCATCGCCCTTACCAATAGCCGGACTTCCTTTTGCCAAGCGGTAAATGCCCGCGGCTCCTTTAACCAACATCGGGTCTTTTTGCTGGTAACCCGAGGCAGGAATGTCGCCTGCCTGTTTTACTTCAAAGAACAGGTTATTTTTCCATACGGGATCTTTTAAATCACCCATAAGGGAGACCGCCTTTAGCCCGCCCTGAACAATATTATCTGCGACCGTAATGGCGGTAGCGCCCATTCCGTTTTTCCGGGCCTGTAATATGATATTCTCTCCGTTATTCACGAGTGTATTAAAAGCGATCAATACCCGATCGGGCCGGTCATGCGCCGTTAGTTGTGCACCGTCGGCTACTTCCCCGTCGCCATTGCCAATGGTAATGGCCGGTTTGCAATTTTCAAAATAATTACTAAAGATAGCATGATCATCGCCATAAATCCGCAGTCCCGGAGTATTAAAGAAATAGTTACTATAGACCTGGCATTTGTTGCCATGGCGGAGGGTAAACTGTGCCGGGCAATCGCGGATCGTATTATAGCGCAATACCACTCCCGACGCTTTTACAGAGATGAGCTCATTTTCTCCCGCGCACTTTTCAAAAAGATTATATTCCACCACACTATTGCTGGTAGAAAGGCTGAAGCCGCTTAATCCGAATTGCAGGGTCTCAGCACCATTTGCCCCGCCCTGATCCGGAAAATTATAGAAATAGTTATGATGAATATGGAGGCGTTCTGCTATCTGTTTTCCTTCTCCCCGTATAGCCAATATGCGCCCCATGGAGTTTTTGTTCTGAAAGGTATTATAATCAATTTCATGATCATTACCGGCAATGGTCAGGTATTCTCCTTTGCCCGGCATTTCAAAAATATTATGGGTCCAACGGCAAAAGGAAGTACCCGGGGCGCTACGCGCTTTGGAAGCGGCATGGGTAAATTTAAATCCGCTGATGATCACGTAGGTTGCGGGTTTTATCAGCTCAAAACCGCCCACTCCCGCAATTTCAGCCTTCCCAATGCTTTCTGCTTTTATAATGATCGGCTTTTCTTTTGTGCCGGTGCAGGCAATGGTAATATTCGCGCCGGCAGCGTACACGCCATTTTTGAGTACGATCTCTTCTCCGGGTTTCGCCCTGTTAATGGCTTGTTGTAGTTCATCGATAGAAGTAACAGTAACCGGGCCGGCAAACAACCGGGCCGAAAATTGCAGGAGTAAAATAACTGCTATATATTTTTTCATCCGAATGGGTTTAATACAATTAGTTCGTGATAATTAATCATGCACTGCCGTTGGATTGGGGTTCGGGTTCTTTTCATACACCCTGAAATCCGTCAGCCACAGGGATTCATTTTTCAACAGCGGGCTTTGTCCAACGGGATTCTGATTCAGCTTCCCGCCGGCAAGGCTCCGGTAGATGCCGTATTTATTACGGATATAGGAACTGCCTTTTCTCCACATATCGATATTATCATCTTTAAAATCAAGTAATACTTTACCGTCACGTACCCGCACTATTTTACAGGAATACGAACCGTTATGCGTGTAGTGCACTTCTTCTTTTACCTGTACCCATTCGCCTTCAAAATCAGACAAAGGGATGTTATCTACAATCGTTCCTTTGCCGGTGCTGGCGCCATCAACGGAATGAATGATCTGGATCCGTTTATTGGAACCATTGCTGTTTGCGCGGGGGGTAATAGTGATTAACGGACTACCATTATAAGGACCATCCTGCGCCTTTAGCTGGTGAATATGACAGAAGCTGGTAGTAGGCTGAAAACCCGGTGCTAACCTG
Proteins encoded in this region:
- a CDS encoding alpha-L-fucosidase, encoding MKRIALFMLVCLLAGTAKSQTADKDARMKWWREARFGMFIHWGVYSQWAGVYHGHQQARGGAEWIMNRCKIPVAEYQERAKSFNPVNYNPDAIVKMAKDAGMKYIIITAKHHDGFALFKSNASKWNIADATAYGKDLLKPLAAACKKYGMKLGFYYSQAQDWNNPGGAVARKEMREGWPNPDSAKIDAYTKAHNGHWDPAQETKTFDQYINDVSVPQVKEILSNYGDIAVLWWDTPTNMTDAAAQKLKDVLQLQPNIITNDRLKRPNFPGDTKTPEQKIPTQAELDGTDWETCMTMNGSWGYKSWDHNWKSTETLIHNLVDIASKGGNYLLNIGPKDDGSVPEESVERLAAIGKWMQVNSKAIYATHASPLPDLSWGRCTMKAAGANTALNLFVFDWPSDGKLVVPALQNKVISANLLVNGKALKAKNENGTITVELPAAAPDKIASVVQLVVAGPVANVNSKHSQKMKTGALD
- a CDS encoding polysaccharide lyase 6 family protein is translated as MKKYIAVILLLQFSARLFAGPVTVTSIDELQQAINRAKPGEEIVLKNGVYAAGANITIACTGTKEKPIIIKAESIGKAEIAGVGGFELIKPATYVIISGFKFTHAASKARSAPGTSFCRWTHNIFEMPGKGEYLTIAGNDHEIDYNTFQNKNSMGRILAIRGEGKQIAERLHIHHNYFYNFPDQGGANGAETLQFGLSGFSLSTSNSVVEYNLFEKCAGENELISVKASGVVLRYNTIRDCPAQFTLRHGNKCQVYSNYFFNTPGLRIYGDDHAIFSNYFENCKPAITIGNGDGEVADGAQLTAHDRPDRVLIAFNTLVNNGENIILQARKNGMGATAITVADNIVQGGLKAVSLMGDLKDPVWKNNLFFEVKQAGDIPASGYQQKDPMLVKGAAGIYRLAKGSPAIGKGDAAYPVVAVDMDGQLRKGKWDIGADQYSDEKMVAHVLSAAEVGATVK
- a CDS encoding glycoside hydrolase family 28 protein, whose protein sequence is MLLLLLFLGFAAQAADIKVTDYGAKGDGTTLNTVAIQKAIDACNAKGGGHVIFPAGRYVSGTVLLKNNVTLQLEKDAWIIGSTDVNDYTNPDPFKDGLGVDVGWALIAAVDVKNVGIVGAGGVDGQGSKLKERQILTDTRPESQRWGRRPFLLRVVRCDGVLVKGVSLNYSAAWTSHYFQSRNLQLEQLKIRSTGVAHNDGIDIDGCQEVRISNCDIVSGDDALCFKTTSSKMKCNNIIVSDMKLKSNQAGIKMGTESMAGFENISIRNCVIYDTKNGGIKLLSVDGAQIRNVIISDIKMMNIRTPILLRLGVRLSVFRKGQDVQQKTGLFEKVVLKNIEAVSADSTQLKAASGILITGIPEHKLSGVTLENIRIELPGGGTADEAGADVPEAIDKYPEVKTFGPVIPAYGIWARHVSNINIKNVSFRLRRSDGRPAVLLQDAQQLRMQGSVLPATKGAVSVFEIKTSRDVVIERSKVGAGPEVFIKADGISKGEINSKENQLPPGMKKR